The Geoalkalibacter sp. genome includes the window TTCAGGACGCGCAGGCCGCCGCGACCCTCGGCCTGTTTGCCGGCCAGATCACCGTCAGCATTCATACCGGCAGTCGCGGCCTGGGCTATCAGGTGTGCGATGATTCCATCCGCGTCATGCTGCGCGCCGCCGCCAAGTACGGCATCGCCCTGCCCGATCGGCAGCTGTGCTGCGCGCCGCTGACCAGCCCCGAAGGCCGGCAGTATCTGGCGGCCATGGCCGGGGCGGCCAACTTCGCCTTCGCCAACCGCCAGCTCATCACCCACTGGGTGCGCGAAACCTTCGAGCAGGTGCTCGGCCGGGGGCCGGCGCAACTGCGCATGGGCCTGATCTACGATGTCTGCCACAACATCGCCAAGTGGGAACGGCACGAGGTGGGCGGCCGCGCGCGGCGCCTGTGCGTGCACCGCAAGGGGGCGACGCGGGCCTTTCCGCCGCGCCACCCGGAAACTCCGGCCCTGTATCGCGACATCGGCCAGCCGGTCTTGATTCCCGGCGACATGGGGCGCTATTCTTACGTGCTGGTCGGCACCCCCGCCGCCTTCGGCGAGACTTTCGGCTCGACCTGCCACGGCGCCGGCCGCGTGCTCTCGCGCCACGCCGCGAAAAAGCAGGCGCGCGGCCAGAACACCGAGGCCGAGCTGGCGGCGCGCGGCATCCTGGTGCGCGCCGCCAACCGCGCCACCGTGGCCGAGGAGATCCCCGAGGCCTACAAGGATGTCCGGGAGGTGGTCGGCATCGTCGCCCAGGCGGGCATCGGCCGCATCGTCGCGCGGCTGCGGCCGCTGGCGGTGATCAAGGGCTGAGGCCGGGGTTTGTCATCCACTTCAGGGAGAAACGCTATGCGCGTGTTCATCACCGGCGCCACCGGTTTTGTCGGCGGCGAAGTCCTGCGGCAGGTGCTTGCCGCCGGTCACATCGCCCGTTGCCTGGTGCGGCCCGGTTCCGAGGGGCGCCTGCCCATCCAGAAAAATATCGAAGTGCGCCTGGGGGACGCCACGGATCTGGAGAGTCTCGACGGCTCCCTGGAGAATTGCGATGCGGTGATTCACCTGGTCGGCATCATCCGCGAGTTTCCCGCCAAGGGCATTACCTTCAAGCGCCTGCATACCGAGGCCACGCGCAATCTGGTGAGAGCCGCCGAGGCGCAGGGGGTGCGCCGCTATGTGCAGATGAGCGCCAACGGCACCCGCCCCAACGCCGTCACCGCCTACCATAAGACCAAGTGGGAGGCCGAACAGGCCGTGCGCGATTCGCATCTCGACTGGACCATCTTCCGGCCCTCGCTGATCTTTGGTCCCGGCGACGAATTTGTGAATATGCTCGCCGACTTGATCCGCAAAGCGCCCCTGGTGCCGGTGATCGGCGACGGCCGCTACCGCATGGCGCCGGTCGCCGTGGAGGATGTGGCCGCCAGTTTCGTCGCCGCCCTGGGATGCG containing:
- a CDS encoding complex I NDUFA9 subunit family protein, which codes for MRVFITGATGFVGGEVLRQVLAAGHIARCLVRPGSEGRLPIQKNIEVRLGDATDLESLDGSLENCDAVIHLVGIIREFPAKGITFKRLHTEATRNLVRAAEAQGVRRYVQMSANGTRPNAVTAYHKTKWEAEQAVRDSHLDWTIFRPSLIFGPGDEFVNMLADLIRKAPLVPVIGDGRYRMAPVAVEDVAASFVAALGCETCIKQTYALCGPEDFSYDEILDQVGAALGKGRVRKLHHPLCLMKPIVHLLQGIPGFPITSNQLSMLLEGNVCDEEARRSWRETFDIAPHPFAAGIRKYLMR
- a CDS encoding RtcB family protein, encoding MSVKIEQIDACRWRIPREGDMRTEGLVFADRAMIEVLQKEQALEQVRNVATLPGIVGRSIAMPDIHWGYGFPIGGVAAFDPDEGGVVSPGGVGYDINCGVRLLRSDLDASEARPRLKELADALFRNVPSGVGSHRRDLKLSLPEERKVLKEGARWAVRNGFGRAEDLEHIEEGGALPEADPEAVSERALERGRDQLGTLGSGNHFLEVQIVEEIQDAQAAATLGLFAGQITVSIHTGSRGLGYQVCDDSIRVMLRAAAKYGIALPDRQLCCAPLTSPEGRQYLAAMAGAANFAFANRQLITHWVRETFEQVLGRGPAQLRMGLIYDVCHNIAKWERHEVGGRARRLCVHRKGATRAFPPRHPETPALYRDIGQPVLIPGDMGRYSYVLVGTPAAFGETFGSTCHGAGRVLSRHAAKKQARGQNTEAELAARGILVRAANRATVAEEIPEAYKDVREVVGIVAQAGIGRIVARLRPLAVIKG